GCGGCAGCGCGGACTGGCAGACGGAGCCGCTGACGTCCGCGTGCGCAGTGGCGGCGGGCATCAGCACGGAGCCGCTCGCGACCAGGACGCCGACGGCGAGAGCAAGGGAGGTCGTGCGCGGGTTCCACGCGCGTAGAGAGATGGTCATGACAAGGAGTGTCCGGGGCGTCCGTCCTGGCCGGAAGGGTTGCTGACAGCTCTTCATCGGCTGTTCGCCGCACGGGGCCTGACCGAGCGGAAAGTGACCGGGCGGTGGCCGCCGTCAGTCGAAGGTGAGCCGCGGCAGCGCCTCGATGTCGATCCCGTACCGTCGGTAGACGCTGGTCGTGCTCTCGCTGGTCAGCTGCTCCAGGCCGAACCCCAGCGCGAGAGCGGTCGCGTGGACGTGTTCGACGCTGTCCCCCTCGATCTCCAGGTAGGACGGGATCAGCGGCCAGCGGTCGATCTCAATCGCGGCGCCGCCCAGCCGCCAGGACGAGCGGCGGTTCTCCTGGTAGGCCTTCGGCCGGTAGCCCAGCTTCCCGAGCAGCGTGTCGGCGGCGTCGAAGTCGCCCACGGTGGTCTCGGTCTCGACCACCCCGTCGATGCCGTCGGAGTGGACCTCCTTGACGCACAGGGTGATCTCGACGCCGGTGTCCCGCAGGCGGACCCATGCGTCGGATCGGCCGGGAATGTCGTAGACGTAACGCCGCTGGAACCGCTCACCCAGATGCTCCGCCCCGGCCACGGCGAGGAGCTCCGCCATCGCCTCCGGGTCGACGTCGAGCAGCTTGGCCTCGAACTCCGTCGCGGTCACGGTGGGTTGCCCTCCAGGTGGCACGGGTGTCAGTGGGGCAGGGAGAGCAGCGCGGTGTCGCCCACGGCGTGCGCGGTGCGCAGCACGGATTCCAGCCCTCCCGTGTCGTCCGGACGGCAGAGGTCGTCGGTCAGCAGGAGCAGGAGCCCGTCGCGCTGTCGCGCCAGGGCACAACCGGTGCCGTCCCCCGACGAAGCCCATGCTCCGCCGCCCCGCTCGCGGCACTGGGTGTACGTCAGTTCCGGGTCGGCGGCGCGCGCCTCCAGCAGGAGTGCGCACAGGCTCTGCGGCCCGGCGGCACGGACCTGAAGCGCGGCGGGCGAGGCGCTGATCGCGGAGCCGTCGTCGTACGTCACGTTCAACGTGCCCGCGCTGTAGTGGATCCCGTCCGGCTGCAGACCCGGCCAGTCGACCAGGACCATCAGCGGACGCGGCGGATCCCCGAAGGAGCGCAGCACCGCCGCGTCCGCGGCGCCGAGCGTCAGGCGGTTCGAGGGCAGCCACACCAGGGCCAGCGCCAGCACCGCCGCGGTTGCCGTCACACGTGCCCTGCGACCCGGCAGCGCCAGCGCGCTCACGGCGCCCAGCGCGACTCCGGTGACCAGCCACGACAGACACATCATCGCGAAGCCGCCCACCGCCACGGGCGGCACCAGCCGGAGCAGGCAGCCGGTACCGGCCAGCAGAGCGGCCACCACCCGCACCGTGCGCCCGCCCAGGCCGGTGGCCTGCCGCGCCTGCCGGGCCGCGATCCCGTCGCGGAACCACAGCCGGCCGACGCCCATGGCCGTCCCGACGGCGACCGCCGTCGCACCGGTGCGGCCCAGCAGAAGTCCGAGCCCGGCCACCGCGACGGTGAACAACGGGCCCACCGACACCTCGGCCGCGGCCCAGCGGGCCACCCACGTCACCCGAGGCCGGGCGAGGAACCAGCCGACCACCCCCCGCCCCCACACCTGCTCCGGCCCGCCCGCGGCGACCTGTCCCTGCACGCCCACCCCCACGCCCACTGATCCCCCGTCAGCACCAGCAGGATCGTACGGCAGACCCACCCACACGGGACGGGGCCCGGGACAGTCCGGCCCACCTGGCGACGAGGGCCCGCGAGGAGTCCCGGTCAGTCGCCTGCGCAACCGACAGGCAGCTCGGACTCCGTCGCCGGGCCCGAAATCGGGACGACAGCCCTCGCCGGGATCCCTAAGGTGGCGATCATGACTGTCGAATCGCAGAACCTCGTGTGGCGTCCGATGGCCGTGTCCGACGGCGCGGCGATGGCCGACCTCCTGAACGCGATCGACGCGGAGGACCACGTCTGGGGGCAGTACACCGCGGAGGACGCGGCCGAGGAGCTGGACTCTCCGGTCGTCGACCTCGCGATGTCCACGTTGGCGGTGTTCGACGGCGCGACGATGCTCGGCTTCTCTGCGGTCCACTACAGGCCGACAGCCGAGATCGTCCACCGGGTGCAGGCGGCCGGCGCCGTCCGCCCCACCCACCGTCGCCAGGGACTCGGAACGAAGCTCATGCAGCACGGGCTGGCGGCCGCCGAGGCGCTGCACGCAGCGCATCACCCCACGCTCCGACTGGTCGTCGAATCCGTCTACGGCGAGCACGTCGAGGGGGCCGTCGCGCTGTACCGTGCGGCAGGCATGACGGCGACGAAGTGGGGCCGGCACATGAGGCATCCGCTCGGCACCGCCGTTCCGGACGCCCCTGTCCCCGACGGCCTGCGGATCGAGGGCTACACGGCCGGGACCGACGAGGAGTTCCGCGCGGTCCGCAACGAGGCCGCCCAGGACGTGGGCGGGTCGCAGCTCAGCGCCGAGGAGTGGAAGGTCTGGGCCGTGAACGCGAACTTCCGGCCCGAGTTGAGCTTT
This genomic interval from Streptacidiphilus rugosus AM-16 contains the following:
- a CDS encoding class IV adenylate cyclase, encoding MTATEFEAKLLDVDPEAMAELLAVAGAEHLGERFQRRYVYDIPGRSDAWVRLRDTGVEITLCVKEVHSDGIDGVVETETTVGDFDAADTLLGKLGYRPKAYQENRRSSWRLGGAAIEIDRWPLIPSYLEIEGDSVEHVHATALALGFGLEQLTSESTTSVYRRYGIDIEALPRLTFD
- a CDS encoding GNAT family N-acetyltransferase; translated protein: MTVESQNLVWRPMAVSDGAAMADLLNAIDAEDHVWGQYTAEDAAEELDSPVVDLAMSTLAVFDGATMLGFSAVHYRPTAEIVHRVQAAGAVRPTHRRQGLGTKLMQHGLAAAEALHAAHHPTLRLVVESVYGEHVEGAVALYRAAGMTATKWGRHMRHPLGTAVPDAPVPDGLRIEGYTAGTDEEFRAVRNEAAQDVGGSQLSAEEWKVWAVNANFRPELSFLLRDVRTGTAAGVLLVVSWEADTAATGIRDAYFRVIATRPAYQERGVAEALISHTLRAAGDQGYGRASVRVDADSSSRDFGVYEKAGFVTQDTQVHYCIER